A genomic window from Acinetobacter lwoffii includes:
- a CDS encoding 3-oxoadipyl-CoA thiolase, with protein MLNAYIYDGLRSPIGRHAGSLASVRPDDLAATVIKNLLEKTGIPAADVEDVIFGSTNQAGEDSRNVARFAALLAGMPVTVPGQTVNRLCASGLGAVIDSARAITAGEGELYIAGGVESMTRAPFVMGKAESAYSRDAKIYDTTIGTRFPNRKFTDQFGAHSMPETGDNVAEEFGISREQADTFAAASQAKYQAAKEAGFFEGEITPIEVSQGRKLPPKQITEDEHPRASSTFEALSKLKPLFEGGVVTAGNASGINDGAAALIIGSEKVQEQYGLKPLARILSSAAAGIEPRIMGAGPIEAIKKAVQRAGLTLDDMDIIEINEAFASQVLSCLKGLDVALDDPRVNPNGGAIAIGHPLGCSGARLALTVARQLQRTGKKYAVISLCIGLGQGLAMVIENPEAA; from the coding sequence ATGTTAAATGCATATATTTATGATGGTTTACGTTCACCAATCGGTCGTCATGCAGGAAGTCTGGCAAGCGTACGTCCAGATGATCTGGCAGCGACCGTAATTAAAAACCTGCTGGAAAAAACCGGTATTCCGGCAGCAGATGTAGAAGATGTAATCTTTGGGAGTACCAATCAGGCCGGTGAAGACAGCCGTAATGTGGCACGTTTTGCAGCATTGTTAGCGGGTATGCCGGTAACAGTTCCGGGGCAGACGGTAAACCGCTTATGTGCATCAGGTCTCGGTGCTGTGATTGATTCGGCACGTGCCATCACTGCAGGCGAAGGCGAGTTGTACATTGCTGGTGGCGTAGAAAGTATGACCCGCGCGCCTTTTGTGATGGGCAAAGCAGAAAGTGCTTATTCACGTGATGCCAAAATTTATGACACCACGATTGGTACCCGTTTCCCGAACCGTAAATTTACGGATCAGTTTGGCGCGCACAGTATGCCTGAAACAGGTGATAACGTGGCTGAAGAATTCGGTATTAGCCGTGAACAGGCTGACACCTTTGCCGCTGCATCACAGGCAAAATATCAGGCAGCGAAAGAGGCAGGTTTCTTTGAAGGTGAAATTACCCCGATTGAAGTTTCTCAAGGACGCAAATTGCCGCCTAAACAAATTACTGAGGATGAGCATCCACGTGCATCTTCAACATTTGAAGCTTTATCCAAGTTAAAACCGCTATTTGAAGGTGGTGTAGTAACAGCGGGTAATGCATCAGGAATCAATGACGGCGCTGCAGCACTGATTATCGGCAGTGAAAAAGTTCAGGAACAGTATGGCTTAAAACCTTTGGCTCGTATCCTGTCTTCTGCAGCCGCTGGCATTGAGCCACGCATCATGGGTGCAGGCCCAATTGAAGCGATTAAAAAGGCAGTACAACGTGCTGGTTTGACGCTAGACGATATGGATATCATCGAGATTAATGAAGCCTTTGCCAGTCAGGTATTATCTTGCCTGAAAGGTCTGGATGTCGCTTTGGATGATCCGCGTGTTAATCCAAATGGTGGTGCGATTGCCATTGGTCATCCACTGGGCTGTTCGGGTGCGCGTTTGGCTTTAACCGTTGCACGTCAGTTACAGCGTACCGGTAAAAAATATGCCGTGATTAGTCTGTGTATCGGTCTGGGTCAAGGCTTGGCGATGGTGATTGAAAACCCTGAAGCTGCATAA
- a CDS encoding PaaI family thioesterase has product MPTSQLNGLEYLTAIKNGEIPSSAMSEIIPMRLTLVRENYVEYEVRPDQRHYNLQGGIHGGFCATVLDSATGAAVHTTVDAGISFSTIDLNVKMLKAMKSGETYTAIGEVIRIGRNVLTSEGRIIDKEGKVYAFGSATLLVTGRK; this is encoded by the coding sequence ATGCCCACATCACAATTAAACGGACTTGAATATCTTACCGCAATTAAAAATGGGGAAATACCCAGCTCAGCCATGAGTGAAATTATTCCCATGCGTCTGACCTTGGTGCGCGAAAACTATGTGGAATATGAGGTGCGTCCTGATCAGCGCCATTACAATTTACAGGGTGGAATTCATGGCGGCTTTTGTGCGACGGTTCTAGATAGTGCCACTGGCGCTGCCGTGCATACGACAGTAGATGCAGGTATTAGTTTCTCGACCATTGACCTGAATGTAAAAATGCTGAAAGCGATGAAAAGTGGCGAAACCTATACAGCTATTGGTGAAGTTATCCGGATAGGACGCAATGTACTGACCTCAGAAGGCAGAATTATCGATAAAGAAGGTAAAGTTTATGCCTTTGGGTCGGCAACATTATTAGTCACTGGTCGTAAGTAA
- a CDS encoding class II aldolase/adducin family protein, with the protein MTIKNLVTDAEWQARCELAALYRIIAHYRMTDLIDTHISLRVPDQPDCFLINQYGIAFEKMCASTLVKINHEGQVVESYEQDKPVNMAGFVIHSAIHEAHAHLNCVIHTHTADGIAVSAQKHGLLPISQHALKFYQQVAYHEYEGVALSTDEQERLIQDLGGHRAMILRNHGLLTAGETIARAFHEIYFLERACQAQVKALSGGAELYYPAEEVRIKTAKQFASPLVEPILQRAWQAALSLIEHQYTEYAS; encoded by the coding sequence ATGACAATAAAAAATCTCGTCACAGATGCCGAGTGGCAGGCACGTTGTGAACTCGCAGCGCTTTATCGCATTATCGCGCATTACCGGATGACGGACCTGATTGATACTCACATCAGTTTAAGAGTCCCTGATCAGCCTGACTGTTTTCTGATTAATCAGTATGGTATCGCTTTTGAAAAAATGTGTGCCTCAACGCTGGTCAAGATTAATCATGAAGGGCAAGTGGTAGAAAGCTATGAACAGGACAAGCCGGTGAATATGGCTGGCTTCGTCATCCACTCCGCAATTCATGAAGCACATGCTCATCTGAACTGTGTCATTCATACGCATACCGCAGATGGCATAGCAGTTTCTGCACAGAAACACGGACTTCTTCCCATTTCCCAGCATGCGCTGAAATTTTATCAGCAGGTGGCCTATCACGAATATGAAGGCGTGGCACTGTCAACAGATGAGCAGGAGCGCCTGATTCAGGACCTGGGCGGCCATCGCGCCATGATTTTACGCAATCACGGACTTTTAACGGCTGGCGAAACGATTGCACGGGCTTTTCATGAAATCTATTTTCTGGAACGTGCCTGTCAGGCGCAGGTGAAGGCCTTAAGTGGCGGTGCCGAACTGTATTATCCAGCAGAAGAAGTCCGAATTAAAACTGCCAAGCAGTTCGCAAGTCCTTTAGTTGAACCGATTTTACAGCGTGCCTGGCAGGCCGCTTTGTCTTTGATTGAGCATCAATATACGGAGTATGCATCATGA
- a CDS encoding 2-hydroxyacid dehydrogenase, whose product MIVISSTVPNIEAILVKSFQKYAPAGSFCTVDSPEAEQATTVAAWFPDLEKVQQLPQLGLIHSIAAGVEHLNLNEIRSDQSVCRVLDPHHQKGMFDYLLWGVLYFQRYFDRMIQQQKQQLWKQYRQSYSHHIQIGIMGLGHMGGYVAKRFADMGYQVSGWSNSPKEIAQVKSYVGSEQLYEFLAQSQILINLLPLTEENTGILSAELFQQLPEQAALIHVGRGQHLIEQDLLNALDSGQLRGAIIDVFEQEPLAAEHPFWQHEKIVVTPHVASHAPMSVVVEQILENDRRLNLGLDLCHQVDVNKGY is encoded by the coding sequence ATGATTGTGATATCCAGTACTGTGCCGAATATTGAAGCAATTCTGGTGAAGTCTTTTCAGAAATATGCACCTGCTGGCAGTTTCTGTACAGTGGACAGCCCGGAAGCTGAACAGGCGACCACTGTTGCTGCCTGGTTTCCAGATCTGGAAAAAGTGCAGCAGCTACCACAGCTTGGTCTGATTCATTCGATTGCTGCAGGGGTCGAACATTTAAATTTAAACGAGATTAGATCTGACCAGTCAGTCTGCCGGGTACTGGATCCACATCATCAAAAAGGCATGTTTGATTATCTGCTCTGGGGCGTGCTGTATTTCCAGCGTTATTTTGACCGCATGATCCAGCAGCAAAAGCAGCAGCTATGGAAACAGTATCGTCAAAGTTATAGCCATCATATCCAGATTGGGATTATGGGCCTTGGCCATATGGGTGGTTATGTGGCAAAACGTTTTGCCGACATGGGCTATCAGGTGTCTGGGTGGTCCAATTCCCCAAAAGAGATTGCTCAGGTGAAAAGCTATGTAGGATCAGAACAGCTTTACGAGTTTTTGGCTCAAAGCCAGATCCTGATTAATCTGCTACCACTCACGGAAGAAAATACCGGCATTCTTTCTGCTGAATTATTTCAGCAGTTGCCTGAACAGGCGGCATTAATTCATGTCGGAAGGGGGCAGCATTTAATTGAGCAGGATCTACTCAATGCACTGGATTCCGGCCAGTTACGTGGTGCAATTATCGACGTATTTGAACAGGAGCCATTAGCTGCTGAACATCCATTCTGGCAGCATGAAAAGATCGTAGTTACGCCACATGTCGCCTCACATGCACCCATGTCTGTGGTAGTGGAACAGATTCTGGAAAATGACCGACGCTTAAATCTCGGGCTGGATTTGTGCCATCAGGTAGATGTCAATAAAGGCTATTAA
- a CDS encoding enoyl-CoA hydratase-related protein: protein MWETIQTQVQQGVATLSFNRPDSLNSFNRQMHEEVQQVLKNWNTDPDIRVIVIRGKGRAFSAGQDLKERAGQLGNVPLPPQGSLAKYYNPLINLIRQSPKPVIAAVNGVAAGAGANIALACDLVIAKESARFIQAFSKIGLIPDAGGTWMLPRLIGYARAMAFTFLGEPVHAKEAAEMGMIWKMLPDTEFDAYIDDIAQQLAQQPTYALALTKQALQRSAENNMDQQLELEQNLQYLALSSQDYKEGVQAFVEKRPAQFTGC, encoded by the coding sequence ATGTGGGAAACGATTCAAACTCAGGTTCAGCAAGGCGTCGCAACCTTAAGCTTTAACCGTCCGGATTCACTCAACAGTTTTAACCGGCAAATGCATGAGGAAGTGCAGCAGGTGCTGAAAAACTGGAATACAGATCCGGATATTCGAGTGATTGTGATTCGCGGCAAAGGCCGGGCGTTTTCAGCGGGACAGGATTTAAAAGAACGTGCTGGACAGCTCGGCAATGTGCCTTTGCCACCGCAAGGCTCGCTGGCCAAATACTATAATCCCTTGATTAATCTGATCCGCCAGAGTCCCAAACCGGTAATCGCAGCAGTGAATGGTGTGGCTGCTGGTGCAGGTGCCAATATCGCGCTGGCCTGTGATCTGGTCATTGCCAAGGAAAGTGCCCGATTTATTCAGGCTTTTTCTAAAATTGGCTTGATTCCTGATGCCGGTGGCACCTGGATGTTGCCACGTTTAATCGGTTATGCACGTGCCATGGCATTCACTTTTCTGGGGGAACCTGTACATGCCAAAGAGGCTGCTGAAATGGGCATGATCTGGAAAATGCTTCCAGATACAGAATTTGATGCTTATATCGACGACATTGCACAGCAATTAGCTCAACAGCCGACTTATGCGCTGGCTTTAACCAAACAGGCCTTGCAACGCAGTGCTGAAAATAACATGGACCAGCAACTGGAGCTGGAACAAAACCTGCAATATCTGGCTCTGAGCAGTCAGGACTATAAAGAAGGTGTCCAGGCTTTTGTCGAAAAACGCCCTGCACAATTTACCGGATGCTAA
- a CDS encoding NAD(P)H-dependent flavin oxidoreductase, which translates to MKIQTRITELLGIRYPIIQGGMMWVGTAEMASAVSNAGGLGTLTALTQPTPEALVKEIARCREMTDQPFAVNLTLLPAVNPPPYAEYRQAIIESGIKIVETAGNKPHEHIEAFKQHGIIVIHKCTSVRHALSAQRIGADIISIDGFECAGHPGEDDIPGLILIPAAADQLTVPIVASGGFADGRGLVAALALGAEGINMGTRFCATKEAPIHSNIKQFYVDNDERATHLLYRQFRNTTRVAKNAVSDLVVKMSEDPNLQFEQIRPYVSGLKGKLALENGDIDAGVLTAGQVMGLIHDIPTCQALIENIMQEAEQIVQQRLAQFFPR; encoded by the coding sequence ATGAAAATTCAGACCCGTATTACCGAGCTTTTAGGCATTCGCTATCCAATTATCCAGGGTGGCATGATGTGGGTCGGTACCGCAGAAATGGCCAGTGCCGTATCTAATGCAGGTGGCTTGGGAACATTAACGGCATTGACTCAACCGACGCCTGAAGCCTTGGTCAAGGAAATTGCACGCTGCCGAGAAATGACCGATCAGCCTTTTGCGGTCAATCTGACTTTATTGCCCGCTGTGAATCCGCCGCCATATGCAGAATACCGACAGGCGATCATTGAAAGCGGTATCAAAATCGTAGAAACAGCAGGCAACAAGCCACATGAACATATTGAGGCGTTTAAGCAACACGGCATTATTGTCATTCATAAATGTACTTCCGTCCGTCATGCGCTTTCAGCACAAAGAATCGGTGCGGATATCATTTCGATTGATGGTTTTGAATGTGCGGGCCATCCGGGTGAAGACGATATTCCTGGCCTGATTTTAATTCCTGCCGCTGCGGATCAGCTTACTGTGCCGATTGTGGCCAGTGGCGGTTTTGCTGATGGCCGTGGTCTGGTCGCAGCTTTGGCTTTAGGTGCTGAAGGCATCAATATGGGTACACGCTTTTGTGCCACTAAGGAAGCGCCGATCCATTCAAACATCAAACAGTTCTATGTCGATAATGATGAAAGGGCGACACATCTGCTGTATCGACAGTTCAGGAATACTACCCGTGTTGCCAAAAATGCGGTATCTGATCTTGTGGTGAAAATGAGTGAAGATCCAAACCTGCAATTTGAACAGATTCGTCCCTATGTCAGCGGTTTAAAAGGCAAGCTCGCTTTAGAAAATGGCGATATTGATGCTGGTGTACTGACTGCAGGTCAAGTGATGGGATTGATTCATGACATTCCGACTTGTCAGGCGCTGATCGAAAATATCATGCAGGAGGCAGAGCAGATTGTTCAGCAACGTTTAGCTCAATTTTTTCCACGTTAA
- a CDS encoding acyl-CoA dehydrogenase C-terminal domain-containing protein: MRNYIAPLKDMKFVLKDLLNVEQKYQGYAKFADKVSMDIMEQYLEVAADFCQNELLPINATGDQQGCRLQDGVVTTPDGFKAAYDKYVELGFTSLTGDEAYGGQGFPTLYRIAISEIITATNWSWGMYPGLSHGAMRTLEHHGSDEQKQKFLVPLIAGRWTGTMCLTESHAGSDLGLIRTKAVPNEDGSYSISGEKIFISAGEHDLAENIVHIVLARLPDAPAGTKGISLFIVPKYNLDEAGNVASRNGVVCSALEHKMGIHGNATCVLNFDNAKGFLIGPENRGLNCMFTFMNSARIGTAIQGLAAAESSYQGALAYAKDRLAMRSLEGAKAPDQPADPIIVHPAVRNMLLTQKVFAEGSRALAYYLATYADIAEATDSPEEKKAAEDRLALLTPIAKALMTETGIEAAKHGMQIFGGHGYIAEHGMEQIARDARIASLYEGTTEIQSIDLLARKVLGSKLGLLTALTEEIQGFVKEHQQHAQFSQQVAQVSQLTEQWLELTRTIQEQAQQSANEIGAASVDYLYFSGYVVSAYLWLKMAITAQQKIEEGNTDPFYAAKIKTAQFFFARILPRTSTHFANIQAGGESLFLLEPEEFKFD; this comes from the coding sequence ATGAGAAATTATATTGCGCCATTAAAAGACATGAAGTTTGTCCTGAAAGACCTGTTAAACGTTGAACAGAAATATCAGGGCTATGCAAAATTCGCTGACAAGGTTTCTATGGATATTATGGAGCAATATCTGGAAGTCGCTGCGGACTTTTGCCAAAACGAACTTCTACCGATTAATGCGACAGGCGACCAGCAGGGTTGCCGTTTGCAGGATGGCGTCGTAACCACCCCGGATGGGTTTAAAGCAGCTTATGACAAATATGTAGAACTCGGCTTTACCTCATTAACTGGTGACGAAGCATATGGCGGTCAGGGCTTCCCGACCTTATACCGTATTGCCATTTCTGAAATTATTACCGCAACGAACTGGTCTTGGGGCATGTACCCAGGCCTGTCCCATGGTGCCATGCGTACTTTAGAGCACCACGGTAGCGATGAACAGAAACAGAAGTTTCTGGTACCTTTAATTGCAGGCCGCTGGACTGGAACCATGTGCTTGACTGAATCTCATGCCGGTTCTGACCTAGGTTTAATCCGTACCAAAGCAGTGCCAAATGAAGACGGCAGCTATAGCATCAGTGGCGAGAAAATCTTTATCTCAGCCGGTGAACATGATCTGGCTGAAAATATCGTGCATATCGTATTGGCACGTTTGCCAGATGCACCTGCGGGAACCAAAGGTATTTCGCTGTTTATTGTGCCGAAATACAATCTGGATGAAGCTGGTAATGTGGCTTCCCGTAATGGCGTGGTATGTAGCGCTCTTGAACACAAGATGGGCATTCACGGTAACGCGACCTGTGTGCTGAATTTTGATAATGCCAAAGGTTTCCTGATTGGGCCTGAAAATCGCGGCCTAAACTGCATGTTTACCTTTATGAACTCGGCACGTATCGGTACAGCCATTCAAGGCTTGGCAGCAGCAGAGTCTTCTTACCAGGGGGCATTGGCTTATGCCAAAGACCGTCTGGCGATGCGTTCACTTGAAGGTGCGAAAGCGCCAGACCAGCCTGCAGATCCGATTATCGTGCATCCGGCTGTACGTAACATGCTGCTGACTCAAAAGGTGTTTGCAGAAGGTTCACGTGCACTTGCATATTATCTGGCGACCTATGCCGATATCGCTGAAGCCACTGACAGCCCGGAAGAAAAGAAAGCAGCTGAAGACCGTCTGGCATTATTAACGCCAATTGCCAAAGCATTAATGACTGAAACCGGCATAGAAGCAGCTAAACATGGTATGCAGATTTTCGGTGGTCACGGTTATATTGCTGAACATGGCATGGAACAGATTGCCCGTGATGCACGTATTGCCAGCCTCTATGAAGGAACTACTGAAATTCAGTCCATTGACTTGCTGGCGCGTAAAGTGCTGGGCTCAAAATTGGGTCTGTTGACCGCATTAACCGAGGAAATTCAAGGCTTTGTAAAAGAACATCAACAACATGCCCAGTTTAGCCAGCAAGTTGCACAAGTCAGCCAGTTGACTGAACAATGGCTGGAATTAACCAGAACCATTCAGGAGCAGGCTCAGCAGTCTGCCAATGAAATTGGGGCAGCATCAGTTGACTACCTATATTTCTCTGGTTATGTCGTGTCCGCTTATCTGTGGCTGAAAATGGCAATTACTGCGCAGCAGAAAATTGAAGAAGGTAATACTGATCCGTTCTATGCAGCCAAGATCAAAACTGCACAATTCTTCTTTGCACGTATTTTGCCAAGAACTTCAACCCACTTTGCCAATATTCAGGCAGGTGGTGAAAGCCTGTTTTTACTTGAACCTGAAGAGTTCAAATTCGATTAA
- a CDS encoding alpha/beta fold hydrolase, translated as MDLDMITQQCPYADLQLTFHEVGQRSAFPTIILIHGTGGNTDKHFSYIFPMLGIHQRVLSIDLHTPDKADLKVTDFSQQVEALIQHVVAEDETITVVGYSLGAVIAAQVAASLKQRVARLILLAGWAKTSSVQQLRTVIWQQLFTEQSAALPHFVNYCLYSDDYLSARSEQQVLDLARFVKPSQDAAKQRELNYRIDITSALSDICAETLVVACREDRMVPVAQAKLLFASISNSRYIEISSGHALYVEAPAEVVQLVNQFSQHPEQYPVNQKIQPYMP; from the coding sequence ATGGATTTAGACATGATTACTCAACAGTGTCCTTATGCTGATCTGCAGCTTACTTTTCATGAAGTCGGACAGCGTTCTGCATTTCCCACCATTATTCTGATTCATGGCACCGGTGGAAATACCGACAAGCATTTCAGTTATATTTTTCCGATGCTGGGTATTCATCAACGGGTTTTATCCATTGATTTACATACCCCCGATAAAGCTGATCTAAAGGTGACCGATTTTAGCCAACAAGTTGAAGCACTGATTCAGCATGTGGTTGCAGAAGATGAAACCATTACAGTGGTCGGCTATTCACTCGGTGCAGTGATTGCTGCACAAGTAGCAGCCAGTTTAAAACAGCGCGTAGCGCGTTTGATCCTGTTAGCCGGTTGGGCCAAAACTAGCTCGGTGCAACAACTGCGTACCGTTATCTGGCAACAGTTATTTACTGAACAATCTGCGGCCTTGCCTCATTTTGTCAATTATTGCCTGTATAGCGATGATTATCTGTCTGCACGAAGCGAACAGCAGGTGCTGGATCTGGCACGCTTTGTTAAACCATCCCAAGATGCAGCCAAACAGCGTGAACTGAATTATCGCATTGATATTACATCAGCTTTATCTGACATCTGTGCAGAGACTCTAGTCGTTGCCTGTCGTGAAGACCGCATGGTGCCTGTAGCGCAAGCTAAACTGCTGTTTGCTTCAATTTCGAACAGTCGCTATATCGAAATTTCTTCAGGACATGCGCTCTATGTCGAAGCGCCAGCCGAAGTGGTGCAACTGGTAAACCAGTTTAGCCAGCATCCAGAACAATATCCGGTGAATCAAAAAATCCAGCCTTATATGCCTTAA
- a CDS encoding flavin-containing monooxygenase — protein sequence MQAKGQRSKILIVGSGFGGLGMAIRLKQQGIHDFKIIERAAEVGGTWRDNTYPGVACDVPSHLYSFSFIKNPNWSRVFPQGVEIQRYLIQCCDQENIRPHINFHTQLEKASWNARERIWEIHTSIGLYQAEILITATGHLADEHLPKIPGLEEFEGQVMHSARWNHELNLENQHVVVVGSGASAIQLVPEISKTAKSLTVLQRSAPYILPRPDRPYSESEKQLFRKDPDSMSALRHSLFWGNEYNFVQRRNLKSQIERVKKNCLQFLKHQISDTELQLKLTPNYEPGCKRLLLSNDYYPTFLKPNITLEDSALAEVTKDGVLSQAGNKFSADIIVFATGFEAARPPYAAKVVGKQGLSLEQQWSRGMQGYQSTTVHNFPNLFILNGPNTGSGHNSALYFLETQFDLILDALQFFEQQKIQVFEADQEAENSYMQELQQLSQGSVWLSESCKSWYLDPVSRKLTLVWPDYAHSFRDKNQHFIRSGYHYEYVESRQQKVV from the coding sequence ATGCAAGCTAAAGGACAGCGCAGCAAGATTCTAATTGTAGGCAGCGGTTTTGGTGGTTTGGGAATGGCAATCCGCCTTAAACAGCAGGGCATCCACGATTTTAAAATCATTGAACGTGCAGCAGAAGTGGGCGGTACTTGGCGTGACAATACCTATCCCGGAGTCGCCTGTGATGTACCTTCCCATTTATATTCTTTCTCGTTTATTAAAAATCCCAACTGGTCGCGTGTCTTTCCACAAGGGGTAGAAATTCAGCGCTATTTAATTCAATGCTGTGATCAGGAAAATATCCGGCCCCATATTAATTTTCATACCCAACTGGAAAAGGCCAGCTGGAATGCACGAGAACGCATCTGGGAAATTCACACCTCTATAGGTCTGTATCAGGCTGAGATTTTAATTACCGCAACCGGGCATCTGGCAGATGAGCATCTCCCGAAAATTCCGGGGCTGGAAGAATTTGAAGGCCAAGTGATGCATTCCGCGCGCTGGAACCACGAGCTGAATCTGGAAAATCAACATGTCGTTGTGGTGGGTTCTGGTGCTTCTGCCATCCAGCTTGTGCCGGAAATTTCCAAAACAGCCAAAAGCCTGACCGTCTTACAACGTAGTGCGCCATATATTTTGCCCCGACCAGACCGACCTTATTCTGAATCAGAAAAACAGCTTTTCCGCAAAGATCCGGACAGTATGTCAGCACTTAGACACTCGTTGTTCTGGGGCAATGAATACAATTTTGTCCAGCGCCGTAATCTGAAAAGCCAGATTGAGCGGGTCAAGAAAAACTGCCTGCAATTCTTAAAACATCAGATTTCAGATACTGAATTACAGCTCAAACTTACGCCGAATTATGAACCTGGTTGTAAGCGCTTATTGCTTTCTAATGATTATTATCCGACTTTTCTAAAACCAAATATCACACTTGAAGACTCAGCATTGGCAGAAGTTACGAAAGACGGTGTATTAAGCCAGGCGGGAAATAAATTTTCTGCAGATATCATCGTATTTGCGACAGGATTTGAAGCGGCGCGTCCACCCTATGCCGCAAAGGTAGTCGGTAAACAGGGTTTAAGTCTGGAACAGCAATGGTCCAGAGGTATGCAGGGTTATCAGTCAACGACCGTACACAACTTTCCAAACCTGTTTATCCTGAATGGGCCAAATACAGGCAGTGGGCATAATTCAGCGCTTTATTTTCTGGAAACCCAGTTTGATCTGATTCTAGATGCCTTGCAATTCTTTGAACAACAAAAAATTCAGGTCTTTGAAGCAGATCAAGAAGCTGAAAATAGCTATATGCAGGAGCTACAGCAACTTTCCCAAGGTAGTGTCTGGTTATCGGAAAGCTGTAAAAGCTGGTATCTGGACCCGGTCAGTCGCAAGCTGACTTTGGTCTGGCCGGATTATGCTCATTCATTTAGGGATAAAAATCAGCATTTTATTCGTAGCGGTTATCACTACGAGTATGTTGAATCGAGACAGCAGAAAGTGGTTTAA